In Kordiimonas sp. SCSIO 12610, the following are encoded in one genomic region:
- a CDS encoding GatB/YqeY domain-containing protein: MLRDDLTHAMKEAMKSKDRTRLSTIRLILAAVKEKDIEDRSLDNADRDDDAIITDILSKMVKQRGDSIKAYEEAGRCELAEQEREEISIIQTFLPRQLSDDELKNACVAIVSEIGAEGLKDIGRCMGALKAKYAGQMDFAKASLAVKELLA; the protein is encoded by the coding sequence ATGTTACGTGATGATTTAACACACGCAATGAAAGAGGCTATGAAGTCAAAAGATCGTACTCGCCTCTCTACAATTCGCCTAATTTTGGCTGCCGTTAAGGAAAAGGATATCGAAGATCGGTCGCTTGATAATGCAGACCGTGATGATGATGCGATTATCACCGATATTCTATCCAAAATGGTTAAACAGCGTGGTGACAGTATCAAGGCTTATGAAGAGGCTGGCCGTTGTGAACTGGCGGAACAAGAGCGCGAAGAAATTTCTATTATTCAAACTTTCTTGCCGCGTCAGCTTTCTGATGACGAACTGAAAAACGCTTGTGTAGCGATCGTTAGTGAAATAGGGGCTGAAGGTCTAAAAGATATTGGTCGCTGCATGGGGGCTTTGAAAGCCAAATATGCGGGGCAAATGGATTTTGCAAAGGCAAGTCTGGCAGTAAAAGAATTACTGGCATAA
- the carA gene encoding glutamine-hydrolyzing carbamoyl-phosphate synthase small subunit, with translation MTDSKLSADALKGRPYDDITGVLVLSDGSVFWGYGFGASGDTIGEICFNTSITGYQEILTDPSYAGQIINFTFPHIGNVGANIEDLETQNPAARGLVIREDITEPANYRSSEHFAEWVKNNKLIGISGVDTRSITRLIKEKGALTGVIAHSPTGEFDVAALFEQACKWPGLNGMDLAKEVTCQETKDWDETRWSIKEGFGKLEVEKAHIVAVDYGAKDNILRCLSETGAKVTVVSATTSFDDIMKHNPDGFFLSNGPGDPAATGEYALPIIKQMIETGLPIFGICLGHQLLALAFGGKTYKMHQGHRGANHPVQDLRTGKVEITSMNHGFSVDGDSLPENVSISHISLFDKTVCGIEVKDKPIFSVQQHPEASPGPQDSFYLFEQFMDNIQKHKTL, from the coding sequence ATGACCGACTCCAAACTATCCGCCGATGCCCTTAAGGGGCGGCCATATGATGATATCACTGGTGTTTTGGTGTTATCTGATGGATCAGTGTTTTGGGGATATGGGTTTGGAGCCAGCGGCGATACAATCGGTGAAATATGTTTCAATACATCGATAACCGGGTATCAGGAAATACTGACCGATCCGTCTTATGCGGGCCAGATCATCAATTTCACATTTCCTCATATTGGCAACGTAGGCGCAAATATTGAAGACCTGGAAACACAAAACCCTGCCGCACGCGGTCTTGTCATCCGGGAAGACATCACCGAGCCTGCAAACTATCGATCGTCCGAGCATTTTGCTGAATGGGTAAAAAACAATAAACTAATAGGCATTTCGGGTGTCGATACACGTAGCATCACACGCCTTATCAAGGAAAAGGGCGCTCTAACCGGGGTAATTGCCCATAGCCCAACCGGAGAATTCGATGTTGCCGCATTATTTGAGCAAGCATGCAAATGGCCTGGCCTGAATGGCATGGATCTCGCCAAAGAGGTGACTTGCCAAGAAACCAAAGACTGGGATGAAACACGTTGGTCCATCAAAGAAGGCTTTGGTAAGCTTGAGGTAGAAAAAGCACACATAGTTGCCGTTGATTACGGTGCAAAAGATAACATTCTTCGTTGCCTATCTGAAACTGGTGCCAAAGTAACCGTCGTTTCAGCGACAACATCCTTCGATGATATCATGAAACACAATCCCGATGGGTTTTTCCTATCAAACGGCCCCGGTGATCCCGCTGCAACCGGTGAATATGCTCTACCTATTATCAAGCAGATGATCGAAACAGGCTTACCTATTTTCGGAATTTGCCTTGGGCATCAATTACTGGCCCTCGCTTTTGGTGGAAAAACATACAAAATGCATCAAGGGCACCGCGGCGCTAATCATCCGGTACAGGATTTGCGCACAGGCAAAGTGGAAATTACATCCATGAACCACGGGTTCTCAGTGGACGGTGATAGTCTGCCTGAAAATGTATCGATTAGCCACATATCGCTATTTGATAAAACAGTGTGCGGCATCGAGGTAAAGGACAAACCAATTTTCAGTGTGCAGCAACACCCAGAAGCATCCCCTGGACCACAGGATAGCTTTTATTTGTTCGAACAATTCATGGATAATATCCAAAAGCACAAGACTTTATAG
- a CDS encoding outer membrane protein, whose protein sequence is MTVKTLAMILLGATAISTVTLSSEAQSREDGGYYVSGFAGLAFQSGNTNTPVTGAGGNLELEYDTGYSIGGSVGYKLPTSSLFSGFRLELEASYREGDVEPTDDTDRDGDTSSFGVLANVLYDFDAIASDFFVPYIGVGAGLAGVESDLFVGFPDTSGAFVTQQFGGSTRTQFVYQGIIGATFPLSDSFDLFIDGRYYTAGDVQFDLVAPDSTETAFDSDYDVIQVQAGFRFHF, encoded by the coding sequence ATGACAGTAAAAACCCTAGCGATGATTTTATTAGGTGCAACAGCAATTTCCACTGTTACCCTATCATCAGAAGCCCAGTCACGTGAAGACGGTGGTTATTATGTATCTGGCTTTGCAGGCCTTGCCTTCCAGAGCGGTAATACCAACACACCTGTAACAGGTGCTGGTGGCAATCTTGAACTTGAATATGATACTGGTTACAGCATTGGTGGTTCAGTTGGTTATAAACTTCCGACAAGTAGTTTGTTTTCAGGTTTTCGTCTGGAACTAGAAGCATCATACCGTGAAGGCGACGTCGAACCAACCGATGACACAGACCGTGACGGCGATACATCATCATTTGGTGTACTTGCGAACGTACTTTATGATTTTGACGCTATTGCCAGCGATTTTTTTGTACCATATATCGGCGTTGGTGCCGGATTGGCGGGCGTTGAATCTGATTTATTTGTCGGCTTTCCTGACACTTCAGGTGCATTTGTGACGCAACAATTCGGTGGTAGCACCAGGACGCAGTTTGTTTATCAAGGCATCATAGGAGCAACATTCCCACTGAGTGACAGTTTTGACCTTTTCATTGATGGGCGATACTACACAGCAGGTGATGTTCAATTCGATCTGGTAGCACCCGATAGCACTGAAACAGCCTTTGATAGCGATTATGATGTCATTCAGGTCCAGGCTGGTTTCCGGTTCCATTTCTAG